The following proteins come from a genomic window of Leucoraja erinacea ecotype New England chromosome 1, Leri_hhj_1, whole genome shotgun sequence:
- the LOC129704146 gene encoding interleukin-8-like, with translation MNSRVMFSILALFMLSATSIQAASMGSSGMNLRCRCIKTSTMFIHPKFMDNIDIIPPGPHCETVNIIATLKNGKMICLEPTANWVQRVINRMINERKRKEKAQ, from the exons ATGAACAGCAGAGTTATGTTCTCCATCCTTGCCCTCTTCATGTTGTCTGCAACTTCCATACAAG CAGCATCGATGGGAAGCTCGGGGATGAACCTGCGTTGCCGGTGTATCAAAACATCCACAATGTTCATCCACCCAAAGTTCATGGACAATATCGATATTATTCCACCAGGCCCCCACTGCGAGACAGTAAACATCAT TGCCACCCTTAAAAATGGCAAAATGATCTGTCTGGAACCTACAGCAAACTGGGTGCAGAGAGTGATTAACAGGATGATCAATGA